Proteins from one Gemmatimonadota bacterium genomic window:
- a CDS encoding nodulation protein NfeD, which yields MNPIRTLQCLLLACGLAWPGADAAASRVDVISLTGPIGPVSVQHVSAAIARAEDDRSECLVIMLDTPGGLLESTQLIIKDMLASNVPVVVYVAPSGAGAGSAGVFITMSAHVAAMAPGTSIGAASPVGIGGAVADSTMQEKIENFSVSYIRSIADKHGRNADWAEQAVRKAEALTDREAVEQNVVDLNVATLDSLLVRIDGTVVEVREGSRVLRTKDAEVSIREMSWHHRVLNVLSNPNIAYLLMMLGFYGLIYEFINPGAIFPGVVGGMCIVIGLFALQTLPINYAGLLLLLLGLGLFVTELFVASGGLLTLGGAVSFTIGSMMLIDSPDPYLRISLYAIIPAVIATAAFTLFAVGYALKAQKRRTTTGSQGLIGETGRAHTDVDSRSGKVFVHGEYWFATSEAPIEPETPVRVVEVNGLRLKVESLDSGTDAT from the coding sequence ATGAACCCGATACGAACCCTCCAATGTCTCCTGCTGGCCTGCGGGCTGGCCTGGCCGGGAGCGGACGCCGCGGCATCCCGGGTCGACGTCATCTCGCTGACCGGTCCGATCGGTCCGGTGAGCGTCCAGCACGTTTCCGCCGCGATCGCACGGGCGGAAGACGACCGGTCGGAATGCCTGGTGATCATGCTCGACACGCCAGGCGGACTCCTCGAGTCCACCCAGTTGATCATCAAGGACATGCTCGCGTCCAACGTGCCGGTCGTGGTCTACGTGGCGCCCAGCGGCGCGGGCGCCGGGTCCGCGGGCGTGTTCATTACCATGAGCGCCCACGTCGCGGCCATGGCGCCGGGCACGAGTATCGGCGCGGCCAGCCCGGTGGGCATCGGCGGCGCGGTCGCGGACTCGACCATGCAGGAGAAGATCGAAAACTTCTCGGTGAGTTATATCCGGTCCATCGCCGACAAGCATGGCCGTAACGCGGACTGGGCGGAACAGGCGGTACGGAAGGCCGAGGCCCTGACCGACCGGGAAGCCGTGGAGCAGAACGTCGTGGACCTGAACGTCGCCACGCTGGACTCCCTGCTGGTCAGGATCGACGGCACCGTGGTCGAGGTCCGCGAAGGCAGCCGGGTATTACGCACGAAGGACGCCGAGGTGAGCATTCGTGAAATGAGCTGGCATCACCGGGTGCTGAACGTGCTCTCCAATCCCAATATTGCCTATCTTCTGATGATGCTCGGGTTCTACGGGCTCATCTACGAGTTCATCAATCCCGGGGCCATCTTCCCCGGCGTCGTGGGCGGCATGTGCATTGTAATCGGGCTCTTCGCCCTGCAGACGTTGCCCATCAACTATGCGGGGCTCCTGCTGCTCCTGCTCGGATTGGGATTGTTCGTCACGGAACTGTTCGTGGCCAGCGGGGGCCTCCTCACCCTAGGCGGCGCTGTTTCCTTCACGATCGGTTCGATGATGCTCATCGATTCGCCCGATCCCTATCTCCGCATTTCCCTGTATGCCATCATTCCGGCCGTGATCGCGACCGCGGCATTCACGCTCTTCGCCGTGGGCTACGCGCTGAAGGCCCAGAAGCGGCGCACGACCACGGGCAGCCAGGGACTGATTGGCGAGACCGGCCGCGCGCACACGGACGTGGACAGCCGGAGCGGCAAAGTGTTTGTCCACGGTGAATATTGGTTCGCCACGAGCGAGGCGCCTATCGAGCCCGAAACGCCGGTACGGGTAGTGGAGGTCAATGGCCTGCGACTCAAGGTGGAAAGCCTGGACTCAGGTACGGACGCAACGTAA
- a CDS encoding DUF423 domain-containing protein yields MDKLFAITGGISALLGVVAGAFGAHGLKDRISPEMLEIFETAVRYQMYHAFGLLFTAWAVSRWPGAIPPAAGWSFIAGTVLFSGSLYVLSLTGIRWLGAVTPLGGVAFIVGWLLLVYGIYRA; encoded by the coding sequence ATGGATAAGCTTTTTGCCATAACCGGCGGTATCTCGGCGCTCCTGGGCGTGGTCGCAGGGGCCTTCGGCGCCCATGGGCTGAAGGATAGGATCTCGCCGGAGATGCTGGAGATCTTCGAGACCGCCGTCCGGTACCAGATGTATCACGCCTTCGGCCTGCTCTTCACGGCCTGGGCGGTCTCGCGCTGGCCGGGTGCGATCCCGCCGGCTGCGGGATGGTCGTTCATCGCGGGCACGGTGCTGTTCTCCGGCAGCCTGTACGTATTGAGTCTCACGGGCATCCGGTGGCTGGGCGCCGTGACTCCGCTGGGCGGCGTGGCGTTCATCGTCGGCTGGCTGCTCCTGGTCTACGGCATATATAGGGCTTGA
- a CDS encoding JAB domain-containing protein gives MTDLQGVTPIRDWPEDEKPRERLLKYGIHTLSDTELIALLLRTGNGAGGRDVIEISRALLQHFGGLRHLATRELSELCQVSGVGPVKAAQIASAIEIGRRLEAQDMEQKSFVSSTDVARYFMPRLRDLRKEIFMVLMLDARNCLIRGVTVSVGSLTASIVHPREVFKPAILDSAASVIFVHNHPSGDPTPSQDDLKITAQLVDAGQMIDIKVLDHIIIGRKSFTSLAGKGLI, from the coding sequence ATGACCGATTTACAGGGAGTAACACCGATCAGGGACTGGCCGGAGGACGAGAAGCCCAGGGAGCGTCTGCTCAAGTACGGCATACACACGCTGTCGGACACGGAGTTGATCGCGCTGCTGCTGCGCACGGGAAACGGCGCGGGCGGCAGGGACGTCATTGAAATCTCACGGGCACTCCTGCAGCACTTCGGCGGCCTGCGCCACCTCGCCACCCGGGAACTGAGCGAGTTGTGCCAGGTGTCGGGCGTGGGACCCGTCAAGGCCGCCCAGATCGCCTCCGCCATCGAAATCGGCCGCCGGCTCGAAGCGCAGGATATGGAACAGAAGTCCTTCGTTTCGAGCACGGACGTAGCCCGCTACTTCATGCCGAGGCTTCGGGACCTGCGCAAGGAGATCTTCATGGTCCTGATGCTCGACGCGCGCAACTGCCTGATCCGCGGCGTGACCGTATCGGTGGGCAGTCTTACGGCCAGCATCGTCCATCCCCGCGAAGTATTCAAACCCGCCATCCTCGATTCGGCCGCCTCGGTGATCTTCGTTCACAACCATCCCAGCGGCGATCCCACGCCGAGCCAGGACGACCTCAAGATCACGGCCCAGCTCGTCGACGCGGGCCAGATGATCGACATCAAGGTGCTGGATCACATCATCATCGGCCGAAAGTCCTTTACCAGCCTGGCCGGCAAGGGTTTAATATAG
- a CDS encoding enolase, with product MKITHAERTALNVPFYAPHVDHAMARANTHNERVWVYRLETDNGLVSITDGHGASDTAGLVGKDPWTIMWDDDIGFGPQIAVFDLCGKDAGVPVHALLGNKLRDRCPLSWWDIDMAPEDWVKEAEESLRRGYTSFKMKARPWRDIIAQIDTVSEVVPADYRFDVDFNGFLLTQAKAEQILSQLDQRVNVGMYESPFYLRKDLKGAQMLRERIQKPIVEHFGDDVWHAEVSDGFVVGGGASGTMRQGIMAAALNKPFWLQMVGAGLTTTFAAHIGSVLSHAQLPYITCHELWQADLLTERIKVVDGYMDVPDEPGLGVEVDEKAIETYAVDDDEPTAVQRYRSKKRILRVVWPGHAGGQRVWEFTDESIYQPEFYKGNLPGFESGVHLEVIEDDHSSAFEKRHAELARREAAVARAPKGI from the coding sequence ATGAAGATCACGCACGCCGAACGAACGGCCCTGAACGTGCCGTTCTACGCCCCGCACGTCGATCACGCCATGGCCCGGGCGAACACCCATAACGAGCGCGTCTGGGTGTACCGGCTGGAGACCGACAACGGACTGGTCAGCATCACCGACGGCCACGGCGCCTCGGATACCGCCGGCCTGGTCGGCAAGGACCCCTGGACCATCATGTGGGACGACGATATCGGTTTCGGACCGCAGATCGCCGTATTCGACCTGTGCGGGAAGGACGCCGGGGTGCCCGTGCATGCCCTGCTGGGCAACAAGCTGCGGGACCGCTGCCCCCTTTCCTGGTGGGATATCGACATGGCTCCCGAAGACTGGGTCAAGGAGGCGGAGGAGTCCCTGCGGCGTGGCTACACGTCCTTCAAGATGAAGGCGCGGCCCTGGCGCGACATCATCGCCCAGATCGACACGGTGAGCGAGGTCGTTCCGGCCGACTACCGGTTCGACGTGGACTTCAACGGTTTCCTGCTCACCCAGGCGAAAGCGGAACAGATCCTGTCCCAGCTCGACCAGCGGGTGAACGTGGGCATGTACGAGAGTCCCTTCTACCTGCGGAAAGACCTCAAAGGCGCGCAAATGCTCCGGGAACGCATCCAGAAGCCCATCGTGGAACACTTCGGCGACGACGTCTGGCACGCGGAGGTCAGCGACGGGTTCGTGGTCGGCGGCGGCGCCTCGGGGACGATGCGGCAGGGCATCATGGCGGCCGCGTTGAACAAGCCCTTCTGGCTCCAGATGGTGGGTGCCGGACTGACCACGACTTTTGCCGCCCACATCGGCTCGGTGCTGTCCCACGCCCAGCTGCCCTACATCACCTGCCACGAACTCTGGCAGGCCGACCTGCTGACCGAACGGATCAAGGTGGTGGACGGGTACATGGATGTGCCGGACGAGCCCGGTCTCGGCGTGGAGGTCGACGAGAAGGCCATCGAAACCTACGCCGTCGACGACGATGAACCCACGGCGGTGCAGCGCTACCGGAGCAAGAAGCGGATCCTGCGCGTGGTCTGGCCGGGCCATGCCGGCGGGCAGCGCGTCTGGGAATTTACCGACGAGAGCATCTACCAACCCGAGTTCTACAAGGGGAACCTGCCCGGATTCGAATCGGGGGTGCACCTCGAGGTGATCGAAGACGACCACAGTTCCGCCTTCGAAAAGCGGCACGCGGAACTGGCGCGGCGGGAGGCCGCCGTAGCCCGGGCGCCCAAGGGGATCTAG
- a CDS encoding Gfo/Idh/MocA family oxidoreductase gives MGSTYNSRIRIGFVGAGFMGQLVHLPNFTEMDGCEVVALADRRPRLARLVADRFGVARICDSHEELCADPAIDAIVQITSDDAHAPVSIDALNAGKHVYLEKPMATNLSDARRMVEAAERNERHLMVGYMKRFDTGVELARSVIENLTSSGELGAITHAGGHCFAGDWVCNAGTPIRTDETYPEIEPRPPEWLDDERVREIYSLNNLYCHNINLLRHLLGEVRALKYAALDSPTKLMVFAMDGFDAVLELGRLSANFWDEGVKVYFEDGWVEVLTPPPLLRNVPAGVSVYRAGDAQEHAQPQAPRDWAFRRANAHFLACIRSGDPVRSSGADSIRDQELLEEAFRRF, from the coding sequence GTGGGATCTACGTATAACAGCCGGATCAGGATCGGTTTCGTCGGCGCGGGATTCATGGGACAACTGGTCCATCTGCCCAATTTCACGGAGATGGACGGTTGCGAGGTGGTCGCCCTGGCCGACCGCAGGCCCCGGCTCGCGCGTTTGGTGGCCGACCGTTTCGGGGTCGCGAGGATTTGCGACTCCCACGAGGAACTCTGCGCCGACCCCGCGATAGACGCCATCGTGCAGATCACTTCGGACGACGCCCATGCGCCCGTTTCCATCGACGCGTTGAACGCGGGCAAGCACGTCTATCTCGAGAAGCCCATGGCGACCAACCTGTCCGATGCCCGCCGCATGGTCGAGGCCGCCGAGCGCAACGAACGCCACCTGATGGTCGGGTACATGAAACGGTTCGATACCGGCGTCGAACTGGCCCGTTCGGTCATCGAAAATCTGACCTCATCCGGCGAACTCGGGGCGATCACCCACGCCGGGGGCCACTGCTTCGCCGGAGACTGGGTCTGCAACGCCGGGACGCCGATCCGAACGGACGAGACCTATCCGGAAATCGAGCCCCGGCCTCCGGAGTGGCTGGACGATGAACGCGTCCGTGAGATCTACAGTTTAAACAACCTGTATTGCCACAACATCAATCTGTTGCGCCACTTGCTGGGCGAGGTCAGGGCACTGAAATACGCGGCCCTCGACAGTCCGACCAAACTGATGGTCTTCGCCATGGACGGCTTCGACGCGGTGCTGGAACTGGGCCGGCTGTCGGCGAACTTCTGGGACGAGGGCGTCAAGGTGTATTTCGAAGACGGATGGGTGGAGGTTCTTACGCCGCCCCCGCTGCTCAGGAACGTGCCGGCCGGGGTCTCGGTCTACCGGGCCGGTGACGCACAGGAGCATGCCCAGCCGCAGGCGCCGAGAGACTGGGCGTTCCGGCGGGCGAACGCCCACTTCCTGGCCTGCATACGGTCCGGCGATCCGGTCCGTTCCTCCGGGGCGGACTCGATCCGCGACCAGGAACTGCTGGAAGAAGCGTTCAGGCGGTTTTAG
- a CDS encoding slipin family protein, producing the protein MFFDGFQLSTIVIILILIILFTNAVKILREYERGVIFRLGRLSKALIGKNGPGIIILIPGIDKMEKVSLRTVTKDVPAQDVITRDNVSIKVNAVIYFRVLDPERAITEVEDFLQATHQLAQTSLRSVLGQVELDDLLSNRDKINEDLQILLDQQTEPWGIKVSMVVIKNVDLPLEMQRAMAKQAEAERERRAKVINALGEQQAAEKLSEAAHVMGTHPVAIQLRYLQTLSVVAAENNSTTLFPVPIDLFKPFVDAMKPAVSGGSSDTGTGTADPGSAAAETNSGAAERPGEEAS; encoded by the coding sequence ATGTTCTTTGACGGATTTCAGCTATCGACGATTGTAATCATCCTGATCCTCATCATACTCTTCACCAACGCGGTCAAGATACTCCGCGAATACGAGCGGGGTGTGATATTTCGGCTGGGCCGGCTTTCCAAGGCCCTCATCGGGAAGAACGGACCGGGTATCATTATCCTGATCCCCGGTATCGACAAAATGGAAAAGGTCAGCCTGCGCACCGTGACCAAGGACGTGCCGGCCCAGGACGTGATCACCCGGGACAACGTGTCCATCAAGGTCAACGCGGTGATCTACTTCAGGGTCCTCGACCCCGAACGGGCGATCACCGAGGTGGAGGACTTCCTGCAGGCGACCCACCAACTGGCCCAGACCTCGTTGCGGAGCGTCCTCGGGCAGGTGGAACTGGACGACCTGCTTTCCAACCGGGACAAGATCAACGAGGATCTGCAAATCCTCCTGGACCAGCAGACCGAACCCTGGGGCATCAAGGTGTCCATGGTCGTCATCAAGAACGTCGACCTGCCCCTGGAGATGCAGCGGGCCATGGCCAAGCAGGCGGAAGCGGAACGGGAACGCCGGGCCAAGGTGATCAACGCCCTGGGCGAACAGCAGGCCGCGGAGAAACTCTCCGAAGCCGCCCACGTCATGGGTACCCATCCCGTCGCCATTCAGTTACGTTACCTGCAGACCCTGTCGGTCGTGGCGGCGGAGAACAACTCCACCACGCTGTTTCCGGTTCCCATCGACCTTTTCAAGCCCTTCGTGGACGCGATGAAACCGGCGGTTTCGGGCGGCTCGTCGGATACGGGTACCGGCACGGCGGATCCGGGTTCAGCCGCGGCGGAGACGAATTCCGGCGCAGCGGAGCGTCCGGGCGAGGAGGCTTCATAG
- a CDS encoding peptide chain release factor 2 (programmed frameshift), with protein sequence MPKMMEPSEIKNALEACRDQLSWLWRGLDIENRQAETDRLEGVTGEPDFWNNQARAQAISRQISDHKKIIDGWNEMGSQTEDLETLFEMAVEEDDRDAFDEIEEGVRSLQGLLEAATLQSMLSAPDDTKNAIVSIHPGAGGTESQDWAEMLMRMYLRWMESRDYAFDTLDLQPGEEAGIKSVSIEVSGEYAYGYLKAEAGVHRLVRISPFDSNHRRHTSFASVSVLPEIDDPGDIDLNETDLEIDVYRASGAGGQHVNKTSSAVRITHRPSGIVVQCQSERSQHRNRESAMKVLMSRLYQQRQDEIREKRERLEGDKKDIAWGSQIRSYVFHPYTMAKDHRTGTEIGNIQSVMNGGIDAFIEAYLRSGDSAKSV encoded by the exons ATGCCCAAGATGATGGAACCCTCCGAAATCAAGAACGCGCTGGAAGCGTGCCGCGACCAATTATCCTGGCTCTGGAGGGGCCTT GACATAGAGAACCGGCAGGCTGAGACGGACCGGCTCGAAGGCGTCACGGGCGAACCGGACTTCTGGAACAACCAGGCCAGGGCCCAGGCGATCAGCCGGCAGATCAGCGATCACAAGAAGATCATCGATGGCTGGAACGAGATGGGCAGCCAGACCGAGGACCTGGAGACCCTGTTTGAAATGGCCGTCGAGGAGGACGACCGGGACGCTTTCGACGAGATTGAAGAAGGGGTCCGGTCGCTGCAGGGCCTCCTTGAGGCGGCGACGCTGCAGAGCATGCTGTCGGCCCCCGACGACACGAAGAACGCCATCGTATCCATTCACCCCGGGGCGGGGGGAACCGAGTCCCAGGACTGGGCGGAAATGCTCATGCGCATGTACCTGCGCTGGATGGAATCCCGGGACTACGCCTTCGACACCCTGGACCTGCAGCCAGGCGAAGAAGCCGGCATCAAGAGCGTATCCATCGAAGTCTCGGGCGAGTACGCCTATGGGTACCTCAAGGCGGAAGCCGGGGTCCACCGCCTCGTGCGCATCTCCCCCTTCGACTCGAACCACCGTCGGCACACCTCCTTCGCCTCGGTTTCCGTGCTGCCCGAAATCGACGATCCGGGCGATATCGATTTAAATGAGACGGACCTGGAGATCGACGTCTACCGAGCGAGCGGCGCCGGAGGCCAGCACGTGAACAAGACCTCTTCGGCCGTGCGCATCACCCATCGGCCCTCCGGCATCGTGGTGCAGTGCCAGTCCGAGCGATCCCAGCACCGCAACCGGGAAAGCGCCATGAAGGTGCTCATGTCCCGCCTCTACCAGCAACGGCAGGATGAGATCCGGGAGAAAAGGGAACGTCTCGAAGGTGACAAGAAGGACATCGCCTGGGGCAGCCAGATCCGATCCTACGTCTTCCACCCCTACACCATGGCAAAGGACCACCGGACCGGAACGGAAATCGGCAACATCCAGTCCGTGATGAACGGCGGAATCGATGCCTTCATCGAGGCCTACCTCCGCAGTGGAGACTCCGCGAAAAGCGTCTGA
- the lysS gene encoding lysine--tRNA ligase gives MNSPIEFNRQRYSKLEEIRARGIDPYPVRYDVTHPAQSILDQVETLIESAEPVAVAGRITSKRGHGKSGFAHLLDRTGRIQIYVRLDRVGPDAYEVYDQLIEVGDYLGVKGAVFTTRTGETTVMADELTLLSKSLRALPEKWHGLRDIETRYRQRYVDLIINPGVKEVFLKRSRLIRSIQRFMDGEGFIEVETPILQPLYGGALARPFKTHHQALDMPLFMRIADELYLKRLIVGGLERVYEIGHDFRNEGIDRTHNPEFTMLEFYIAYVDYQYIMDLVERLFVSVFEEVNGTLEHAYQDQPIDLTPPWPRIPMLEAIRTHSGIDVAGLSTGELAAVCGERGLDVDAELGRGRMIDGLFEHFVQDRLVNPTFITDYPVEISPLAKRRGDDPDLTERFELFICGSEFANAFTELNDPVDQRRRFEEQVEMQRKGDGEAHAMDEDFLRAMEYGMPPTGGCGIGIDRLAMLVTDSANIKDVLLFPHMRREASGEESDGPDSAEVDGEDGPGETDGRPDRASGAQDAE, from the coding sequence GTGAACAGCCCGATCGAATTCAACCGTCAACGGTACAGCAAACTCGAAGAGATCCGCGCGCGCGGCATCGATCCGTACCCCGTCCGCTACGACGTAACCCATCCCGCCCAGTCCATTCTCGATCAGGTGGAAACGCTGATCGAATCCGCCGAGCCCGTCGCGGTAGCGGGCCGGATCACGTCCAAGCGGGGCCATGGCAAGTCCGGTTTCGCCCACCTGCTCGACCGTACCGGCCGGATACAGATCTACGTCCGGCTCGATCGCGTCGGACCGGACGCCTACGAGGTCTACGACCAGTTGATCGAGGTCGGGGACTACCTGGGCGTGAAAGGCGCCGTCTTCACCACCCGGACCGGTGAAACCACCGTCATGGCGGACGAACTGACGCTGCTGTCCAAGTCCCTGCGCGCGTTGCCCGAGAAGTGGCACGGCCTTCGGGATATCGAGACCAGGTACCGGCAGCGCTACGTCGACCTGATCATCAATCCCGGGGTCAAGGAAGTCTTCCTCAAGCGCTCGCGACTCATCCGGTCCATCCAGCGGTTCATGGACGGCGAGGGCTTCATCGAAGTCGAAACGCCGATCCTCCAGCCCCTCTACGGCGGAGCGCTCGCCCGTCCCTTCAAGACCCACCACCAGGCCCTCGACATGCCGCTGTTCATGCGCATCGCCGATGAGCTCTACCTCAAGCGGCTGATCGTCGGCGGCCTGGAGCGCGTGTATGAAATCGGGCACGATTTTCGGAACGAAGGGATCGACCGCACGCACAATCCCGAGTTCACCATGCTGGAGTTCTATATCGCCTATGTCGATTACCAGTACATCATGGACCTTGTGGAGCGCCTCTTCGTCTCGGTCTTCGAGGAGGTGAACGGCACGCTGGAGCACGCCTACCAGGACCAGCCCATCGATCTGACCCCGCCCTGGCCGAGGATTCCCATGCTGGAAGCCATCCGCACCCACAGCGGTATCGACGTCGCCGGCCTGTCGACCGGAGAGCTTGCCGCGGTCTGCGGTGAACGGGGACTGGATGTGGACGCCGAGCTGGGCCGGGGCCGGATGATCGACGGACTCTTCGAGCACTTCGTACAGGACCGTCTCGTGAATCCGACCTTCATCACGGACTATCCCGTGGAGATCTCCCCCCTGGCCAAGCGCCGCGGTGACGATCCCGACCTTACCGAACGGTTCGAACTCTTCATCTGCGGAAGCGAGTTCGCCAACGCCTTCACCGAGTTGAACGACCCGGTGGACCAGCGCCGCCGGTTCGAGGAGCAGGTGGAAATGCAGCGGAAGGGTGACGGGGAAGCTCACGCCATGGACGAAGACTTCCTGCGCGCCATGGAATACGGCATGCCGCCCACCGGGGGATGCGGCATCGGCATCGACCGGCTGGCCATGCTGGTCACCGACTCAGCCAACATCAAGGACGTGCTCCTTTTTCCCCACATGCGCCGGGAAGCTTCCGGAGAAGAATCCGACGGCCCGGATAGCGCCGAGGTCGACGGGGAAGACGGTCCCGGCGAAACGGATGGCCGGCCGGACCGGGCGTCCGGCGCACAGGATGCCGAATAG
- a CDS encoding M81 family metallopeptidase — MRVVTGIIAHETSTFTTVETTRRNYEERYGGLRGGEILKAFKGANKPTGGFIEGAEAHGFELIPTIVAEPHPSGPTPRVLFEEIVEEMLEGFRNAGPIDGVLLELHGAMVAEGIDDGEGYILSAVRDLVGDLPIVGQLDIHSNMTPLMIEQADVLIGRESYPEVDMAPRGRECADVLVRILKEGLRPTMALHQIPMAWGMNQVTAHSPMKEAIDYLHEIESRPGVVCGSIATCFPLADIPHMGASVYIVTDDDRETAQRYADELGAWLYDRRADWHYHMPSTKETLERVHEEDLFPVVLADRNDNTGGGSPGDSTAMLRTFIDAGLEDACVLYMVDPEAVDRCMDAGVGATVTLDVGGKSTPLQGEPVTMTAEVLALSDGRFRYHGPMLAGLEGTMGPSAHIRQEGVHVILVNEREQPFDTAFSESLGLDPRAMRYIGVKSSAHFRAGFEPWAGAIHVVTEPGVHDAGVVTYHRLGRKLYPLDGAQG; from the coding sequence ATGCGCGTCGTAACCGGAATCATCGCCCACGAAACGAGCACGTTCACGACCGTGGAAACCACCCGGAGGAATTACGAGGAACGGTACGGCGGCCTGCGGGGCGGCGAGATCCTCAAGGCGTTCAAGGGCGCGAACAAGCCCACGGGCGGCTTCATCGAAGGCGCGGAAGCACACGGGTTCGAACTGATCCCCACGATCGTGGCCGAACCCCATCCGAGCGGTCCCACACCACGGGTGCTATTCGAAGAGATCGTCGAAGAAATGCTGGAGGGTTTTCGCAACGCGGGGCCCATAGACGGCGTGCTGCTCGAACTGCACGGCGCCATGGTGGCCGAAGGCATCGACGATGGCGAAGGGTACATCCTCTCCGCCGTCCGGGACCTCGTCGGCGACCTGCCCATCGTGGGGCAGCTCGATATCCACTCCAACATGACCCCGCTGATGATCGAGCAGGCCGACGTGCTGATCGGCCGGGAGTCCTACCCGGAGGTGGACATGGCGCCCCGGGGGCGGGAATGCGCCGACGTACTCGTACGGATCCTCAAGGAGGGACTGCGGCCCACCATGGCACTGCACCAGATCCCCATGGCCTGGGGCATGAACCAGGTGACGGCCCATTCGCCCATGAAGGAGGCGATCGACTACCTGCATGAAATCGAATCGAGGCCCGGGGTCGTCTGCGGATCGATCGCCACCTGTTTCCCGCTGGCGGATATACCCCACATGGGCGCGTCCGTGTACATCGTGACGGACGACGACCGGGAGACGGCCCAGCGTTACGCCGACGAACTGGGCGCCTGGTTGTACGACCGTCGGGCGGACTGGCATTACCACATGCCGTCGACGAAGGAGACGCTGGAACGGGTCCATGAGGAGGACCTTTTTCCCGTCGTGCTGGCGGACCGCAACGACAACACGGGCGGCGGGTCGCCGGGAGACAGCACCGCCATGCTGCGCACGTTCATCGACGCCGGACTTGAAGACGCCTGCGTCCTGTACATGGTTGACCCCGAGGCGGTGGACCGGTGCATGGACGCCGGTGTGGGCGCCACGGTTACGCTGGACGTCGGGGGGAAATCCACGCCGTTGCAGGGCGAGCCGGTGACCATGACGGCGGAGGTGCTGGCCCTGTCGGACGGTAGGTTCCGGTACCACGGCCCCATGCTCGCCGGCCTGGAGGGTACGATGGGACCATCAGCCCATATCCGGCAGGAAGGCGTACACGTCATACTGGTGAACGAGCGCGAACAACCCTTCGATACGGCGTTTTCGGAATCGCTCGGCCTGGACCCCAGGGCAATGCGTTACATCGGCGTCAAGTCGTCGGCCCACTTCCGGGCCGGATTCGAACCGTGGGCGGGCGCGATCCACGTGGTTACGGAACCGGGCGTCCATGACGCCGGCGTGGTCACCTATCACCGCCTCGGCAGGAAACTCTATCCGCTCGACGGCGCGCAGGGATAG
- a CDS encoding glucose 1-dehydrogenase → MKLEGRVAIVTGGSSGIGRGISIELAREGARVVVCDLVERPRPGKYHDQDVTTPTVEALTGMGSEGLFVQADVSDETAVNRLVDQTLEAFGGLDILVNNAGIFALGDSQTTPVETWDRIMGVNLRALFLTTRAAVPHLKASRAGRIINIASVHAFHGGGGPAYAPAKAGVVNLTRDTAVELASHGITANTICPGYIETPIQDYLTEDQVAEALEKTPLPRLGLPKDIGRACVFFASDDAEWITGTALPVDGGWLTPIW, encoded by the coding sequence TTGAAACTCGAAGGTCGGGTCGCTATCGTCACGGGCGGCAGTTCCGGTATTGGCCGGGGTATATCCATCGAACTGGCCAGGGAAGGGGCCCGCGTCGTGGTGTGCGACCTCGTCGAGCGTCCGAGGCCGGGCAAGTACCATGACCAGGACGTGACGACGCCGACCGTGGAGGCCTTGACCGGGATGGGTTCCGAAGGCCTCTTCGTGCAGGCCGACGTGTCGGACGAAACGGCCGTCAACCGGTTGGTCGACCAGACGCTGGAAGCCTTTGGCGGCCTGGACATCCTGGTCAACAACGCGGGCATTTTTGCCCTCGGCGACAGCCAGACGACCCCGGTCGAGACGTGGGACCGCATCATGGGCGTGAACCTGCGGGCCCTGTTCCTGACTACGCGTGCCGCCGTGCCGCACCTGAAGGCATCTCGCGCCGGACGGATCATCAACATCGCTTCCGTGCACGCCTTTCACGGCGGCGGCGGTCCGGCGTACGCGCCTGCCAAGGCCGGTGTCGTCAACCTCACGCGGGATACGGCGGTCGAACTGGCGTCGCACGGCATAACCGCCAATACGATCTGCCCGGGCTATATCGAGACGCCCATCCAGGACTACCTGACCGAAGACCAGGTCGCCGAGGCGCTGGAGAAGACCCCCCTGCCCCGCCTGGGATTGCCGAAGGACATCGGCCGGGCCTGCGTGTTCTTCGCGTCGGACGACGCCGAGTGGATCACCGGAACGGCCCTGCCCGTGGACGGCGGCTGGCTGACCCCGATCTGGTAG